The Mycolicibacterium lutetiense genome window below encodes:
- a CDS encoding DUF2628 domain-containing protein — MTEQTPVDNLSDSWRWKFDFFNTYGLPSASPEAKAAFRELSFMARMRLNANILAFLFGPIYFFVKGMWRKGLTLLGLTVAAAVVFTAVGVSDNVGRAIGIGIAALAMSTANYAYYLHVTRNSQSWNPFEGFGRAR; from the coding sequence ATGACCGAGCAAACCCCTGTCGACAACCTGTCCGACTCGTGGCGCTGGAAGTTCGATTTCTTCAACACCTACGGCCTGCCGAGCGCAAGCCCCGAGGCCAAGGCCGCCTTCCGCGAACTCAGCTTCATGGCCCGGATGCGGCTCAACGCGAACATCCTGGCGTTCCTGTTCGGTCCGATCTACTTCTTCGTCAAAGGCATGTGGCGCAAGGGATTGACGCTGCTGGGGCTCACGGTGGCGGCGGCGGTGGTATTCACCGCGGTCGGCGTCAGCGACAATGTCGGCCGGGCCATCGGGATCGGCATCGCGGCGCTGGCGATGTCGACCGCGAACTACGCCTACTACCTGCACGTGACGCGCAACAGCCAGTCCTGGAATCCGTTCGAGGGGTTCGGGCGCGCCCGCTAG
- a CDS encoding 3'(2'),5'-bisphosphate nucleotidase CysQ, whose product MHSTDAALAAAVAEEAGELLLAVREEIGFDDPYYLGDEGDRRSNALILDRLAKARPGDSVLSEEAVDDLSRVDADRVWIVDPVDGTHEFSLPGREDWAVHIALWQRSVGVDGGLSDAVVGLPARGEVYRSDTVSPPRPRRDGPLLITASSNRPPAVLWRMREQLDFRMVRIGSAGAKAMAVVRGDVDAYIHAGGQWEWDSAAPAGVVLAAGLHASRLDGSELRYNRADPYLPDFVMCRKELAPILLEAIGVAR is encoded by the coding sequence ATGCACTCGACCGACGCCGCCCTGGCCGCCGCAGTGGCCGAGGAGGCCGGCGAGCTGCTGCTGGCCGTGCGCGAGGAGATCGGTTTCGACGACCCCTACTATCTCGGCGACGAGGGTGACCGGCGGTCCAACGCACTGATCCTGGACCGGCTGGCCAAAGCCCGCCCCGGCGATTCGGTGCTCAGCGAGGAGGCGGTCGACGACCTGTCCCGCGTGGACGCCGATCGGGTGTGGATCGTCGACCCCGTCGACGGCACACACGAGTTCTCGCTGCCCGGCCGTGAGGACTGGGCCGTGCACATCGCCCTGTGGCAGCGCTCGGTCGGCGTCGACGGGGGCCTGTCGGATGCCGTGGTGGGGCTGCCCGCCCGCGGTGAGGTGTACCGCAGCGACACCGTCAGCCCGCCCAGGCCGCGACGCGACGGGCCGCTGCTGATCACCGCGAGCTCGAATCGGCCCCCGGCGGTGCTGTGGCGGATGCGCGAGCAGCTTGATTTCCGGATGGTGCGCATCGGCTCGGCCGGGGCCAAGGCGATGGCTGTGGTGCGTGGCGACGTCGATGCCTACATCCACGCCGGCGGGCAGTGGGAGTGGGATTCGGCCGCACCTGCGGGCGTCGTCCTGGCCGCGGGCCTGCACGCGTCCCGGCTGGACGGTTCGGAACTGCGCTACAACCGGGCCGACCCGTACCTGCCGGATTTCGTGATGTGCCGCAAGGAGCTGGCACCGATCCTGCTGGAGGCGATCGGGGTGGCCCGTTGA
- the mshC gene encoding cysteine--1-D-myo-inosityl 2-amino-2-deoxy-alpha-D-glucopyranoside ligase: protein MQSWSAPSIPVLEGRGPQLRLYDSADRQVRPVTPGPTATMYVCGITPYDATHLGHAATYLAFDLVHRLWLDAGHTVHYVQNVTDVDDPLFERADRDGIDWRDLGDRETQLFRDDMTALRVLPPHDYVAATETISEVVELVEKMLASGAAYVVDDAQYPDVYYRADATAQFGYESGYDRETMLRLFGERGGDPDRAGKGDELDALLWRAERPGEPSWPSPFGAGRPGWHVECSAIALTRIGSGLDIQGGGSDLIFPHHEFSAAHAESVTGERRFARHYVHAGMIGWDGHKMSKSRGNLVLVSRLRAEGVDPSAVRLGLFAGHYRSDRYWSDEVLEEASARLKHWRSATALPAGPDATDVVARVRQYLADDLDTPKALAALDGWCTDALTYGGHDTTSPRRVADTVDALLGVEL, encoded by the coding sequence ATGCAATCGTGGTCGGCGCCGTCAATTCCGGTGCTGGAAGGGCGTGGTCCGCAGCTGCGGCTGTACGACAGCGCCGACCGGCAGGTACGTCCGGTCACGCCGGGACCGACGGCCACCATGTACGTGTGTGGCATCACCCCGTATGACGCGACTCATCTGGGTCACGCCGCGACCTACCTGGCCTTCGATCTGGTGCACCGGCTGTGGCTGGACGCCGGGCACACCGTGCACTACGTGCAGAACGTCACCGATGTGGATGATCCGCTGTTCGAGCGGGCCGATCGTGACGGCATCGACTGGCGTGACCTCGGTGACCGCGAGACCCAGCTGTTCCGCGACGACATGACCGCGCTGCGGGTACTGCCCCCGCACGACTATGTGGCCGCCACCGAGACCATCTCCGAGGTGGTCGAGCTGGTGGAGAAGATGCTGGCTTCGGGCGCGGCCTACGTCGTCGACGATGCCCAGTACCCCGACGTGTACTACCGCGCAGACGCCACCGCGCAGTTCGGCTACGAGTCGGGCTACGACCGGGAGACCATGCTGCGGCTGTTCGGCGAGCGGGGCGGCGATCCCGACCGCGCGGGCAAGGGTGACGAACTGGACGCCTTGCTGTGGCGGGCCGAGCGGCCGGGTGAGCCCAGCTGGCCGTCACCGTTCGGGGCGGGCCGGCCGGGCTGGCACGTCGAGTGTTCGGCGATCGCACTCACCCGTATCGGCTCCGGCCTGGACATCCAGGGCGGTGGCAGCGACCTGATCTTCCCGCACCACGAGTTCTCTGCCGCGCACGCCGAATCGGTCACGGGGGAGCGGCGTTTCGCCCGTCACTACGTCCACGCCGGCATGATCGGCTGGGACGGGCACAAGATGAGCAAGAGCCGGGGCAACCTCGTGCTGGTCTCGCGGCTGCGCGCCGAAGGGGTGGACCCCTCGGCTGTGCGGCTCGGCCTGTTCGCCGGGCACTACCGTAGCGACCGGTACTGGAGCGATGAGGTGCTCGAAGAGGCCAGTGCCCGCCTCAAGCACTGGCGCAGCGCCACCGCGCTGCCCGCGGGTCCGGATGCCACCGATGTGGTGGCCCGGGTGCGCCAGTATCTCGCCGACGATCTGGACACTCCGAAAGCGCTTGCGGCACTGGATGGTTGGTGTACCGATGCGCTGACCTACGGCGGCCATGACACCACGTCGCCGCGTCGGGTCGCCGACACGGTGGATGCGCTGCTGGGAGTCGAGCTCTAG
- a CDS encoding SDR family oxidoreductase: protein MGSVNGKVVFITGGARGIGAEVARRLRLRGAKLVLTDLDEAPLSALAAELGEEHVLTALADVRDLPAMQKAADAAVERFGGIDIVMANAGIASFGSVMHVDPEAFKRVVDINVTGVFNTVRAALPSVVERRGYVLVVSSLAAFTSAPGLAAYHASKAGAEYFANTLRLEVAHLGVDVGSAHMSWIDTPLVQDAKSDLSAFQEMLSKLPPPLNRTTTVDACGAAFVKGIEGRKKRIYSPQWVGAFRWIRPFVTTSLAERDILKFTPTLLPKLDAEAAALGRSTSARIEALEEK, encoded by the coding sequence ATGGGTTCTGTGAACGGGAAAGTCGTCTTCATCACCGGCGGTGCACGCGGAATCGGCGCCGAGGTGGCCCGCAGACTGCGCCTCAGGGGCGCCAAGCTGGTGCTCACCGACCTCGATGAGGCACCGCTGAGCGCGCTGGCCGCCGAACTCGGCGAGGAGCATGTGTTGACCGCGTTGGCCGACGTGCGCGATCTGCCCGCCATGCAGAAGGCCGCCGACGCTGCCGTTGAGCGATTCGGCGGTATCGACATCGTGATGGCCAATGCCGGCATCGCCAGTTTCGGTTCGGTCATGCACGTGGACCCGGAGGCGTTCAAACGGGTCGTCGACATCAACGTGACGGGTGTGTTCAACACCGTCCGGGCCGCGCTCCCGTCCGTCGTCGAACGCCGCGGGTACGTGTTGGTGGTGTCCTCGCTCGCCGCGTTCACCTCGGCACCCGGGCTGGCCGCTTATCACGCCTCCAAGGCCGGTGCCGAATACTTCGCCAATACGCTGCGCCTCGAGGTGGCCCACCTCGGTGTCGACGTCGGCTCGGCGCACATGAGCTGGATCGACACCCCACTGGTGCAGGACGCCAAGTCAGACCTCTCGGCCTTCCAGGAGATGCTGTCCAAGCTGCCGCCGCCCCTGAACCGGACCACCACCGTCGACGCCTGCGGCGCCGCCTTCGTCAAGGGCATCGAAGGGCGCAAGAAGCGCATCTACAGCCCGCAGTGGGTCGGGGCATTCCGGTGGATCCGGCCGTTCGTCACCACGTCACTGGCTGAGCGCGACATCCTCAAGTTCACCCCGACGCTGCTGCCGAAACTCGACGCCGAGGCGGCCGCGCTGGGGCGTTCGACCAGCGCCCGCATCGAGGCCCTGGAAGAGAAATAA
- a CDS encoding PAC2 family protein, with amino-acid sequence MNLPDLKDAIIVAAFEGWNDAGDAASDALDHLDAIWEAQPIVEIDDESFYDYQVNRPVIRQVDGVTRELVWPSMRISHCRPPGSNRDVVLMHGVEPNMRWRTFCAELLAIADKLNVETVVILGALLADTPHTRPVPVSGSAYSAESAKFFGLEETRYEGPTGIAGVFQDACVQAGIPAVTFWAAVPHYVSQPPSPKATVALLRRVEDVLDIEVPLADLPVAAEEWEQAVTEMTTEDEEIAEYVASLEERGDAEVDMHEALGKIDGDALAAEFERYLRRRGR; translated from the coding sequence ATGAACCTGCCCGACTTGAAAGACGCCATCATCGTGGCTGCTTTCGAGGGTTGGAATGACGCCGGTGACGCGGCCAGTGACGCGCTGGACCACCTGGATGCGATCTGGGAAGCCCAGCCGATCGTCGAGATCGATGACGAGTCGTTCTACGACTATCAGGTGAATCGTCCCGTGATCCGCCAGGTCGACGGCGTCACGCGCGAACTCGTATGGCCCTCGATGCGGATCTCGCACTGCCGTCCCCCGGGCAGCAACCGGGACGTGGTGCTCATGCACGGCGTCGAGCCCAACATGCGCTGGCGCACCTTCTGCGCCGAATTGCTGGCCATCGCCGACAAACTCAACGTGGAGACCGTGGTGATCCTCGGCGCGCTGCTGGCCGACACCCCGCACACCAGGCCGGTGCCGGTATCGGGCTCTGCATATTCGGCCGAGTCAGCGAAATTCTTCGGTCTGGAGGAGACGCGCTACGAGGGGCCGACCGGGATCGCCGGGGTGTTCCAGGACGCCTGCGTGCAGGCCGGCATTCCGGCCGTGACCTTCTGGGCCGCGGTTCCGCACTACGTGTCCCAGCCACCCAGCCCCAAGGCCACCGTGGCCCTCCTCCGCCGGGTTGAGGACGTGCTGGACATCGAGGTGCCGTTGGCCGATCTGCCGGTCGCCGCCGAGGAATGGGAGCAGGCCGTCACCGAGATGACCACCGAGGACGAGGAGATCGCCGAGTACGTCGCCTCCTTGGAGGAGCGCGGCGACGCCGAGGTCGACATGCACGAGGCGCTCGGCAAGATCGACGGCGACGCGCTGGCCGCCGAGTTCGAGCGTTACCTGCGGCGCCGCGGGCGCTGA
- the metH gene encoding methionine synthase: MNASAPISSGSNTCEPNIRPDCTDALTAALHQRIMVIDGAMGTAIQRDRPDEAGYRGERFKDWPSDLQGNNDLLNLTQPQIIEEIHREYLEAGADILETNTFNANAVSLSDYGMADLSYELNYAGAALARQSCDEFSTPDKPRYVAGALGPTTRTASISPDVNDPGARNVSYDQLVAAYREAAGGLVDGGADLIIIETIFDTLNAKAAVFALETLFEDRGRRWPVIISGTITDASGRTLSGQVTEAFWNSVRHANPIAVGLNCALGAPEMRPYIAELSRIADTFVSCYPNAGLPNAFAEYDESPESQASYIAEFAEAGLINLAGGCCGTTPAHIAKIAEAVEGKAPRVLPAIPVATRLAGLEPLNITKDSLFVNIGERTNITGSARFRNLIKAEDYDTALSVALQQVEVGAQVIDINMDEGMIDGVAAMDRFTKLIAAEPDISRVPVMIDSSKWEVIEAGLKNVQGKPIVNSISMKEGEEKFIREARLCRKYGAAVVVMAFDEQGQADNLERRKEICGRAYRVLTEEVGFPAEDIIFDPNCFALATGIEEHATYGIDFIEACAWIKENLPEVHISGGISNVSFSFRGNNPVREAIHAVFLFHAIKAGLDMGIVNAGALVPYDSIDPELRDRIEDVVLNRREDAAERLLEIAERFNKSEKAEDPAAAEWRSLPVRERITHALVKGIDADVEADTEELRAEISAAGGRPIEVIEGPLMDGMNVVGDLFGAGKMFLPQVVKSARVMKKAVAYLLPYIEAEKQPGDADTTNGTIVMATVKGDVHDIGKNIVGVVLQCNNYTVIDLGVMVPAQKILDAAKEHNADIIGLSGLITPSLDEMVNFAVEMERQGLEIPLLIGGATTSRAHTAVKISPRRSGPVVWVKDASRSVPVAAALLDDKQRPALLEATEADYAALRERHAQKNERPMLTLQMARANRTPIEWDGYTPPVPAQGLGVREFENYDLAELREYIDWQPFFNAWEMKGRFPDILNNPVSGETARKLYDDAQEMLDTLIKEKWLTANGVIGFFPANAVGDDFEVYTDETRTEVLTTLHNLRQQGEHRDGIPNRSLGDFIAPKETGLADYVGAFAVTAGLGSQDKIMEFKADLDDYSAILLESLADRLAEAFAERMHQRVRKEFWGFQPDEQLDNEALIGEKYVGIRPAPGYPACPEHTEKATLWQLMDVQERAGIELTDSMAMWPGAAVSGWYFSHPQSQYFVVGRIAQDQVADYAKRKGWTLKEAERWLSSNLAYNPED, from the coding sequence GTGAACGCCTCTGCGCCTATTTCTTCAGGGTCGAACACCTGTGAGCCGAACATCCGCCCCGACTGCACCGACGCACTGACGGCCGCGCTGCACCAGCGGATCATGGTGATCGACGGGGCGATGGGCACGGCAATCCAGCGGGACCGGCCGGACGAGGCGGGCTATCGCGGCGAGCGGTTCAAGGACTGGCCGAGCGATCTTCAGGGCAACAACGATCTGCTGAACCTGACGCAGCCGCAGATCATCGAGGAGATCCACCGCGAGTACCTCGAGGCGGGTGCCGACATCTTGGAGACCAACACGTTCAACGCGAACGCGGTCTCCCTTTCCGATTACGGCATGGCGGACCTGAGCTACGAGCTGAACTACGCCGGCGCGGCCCTGGCACGTCAGTCCTGCGACGAATTCAGTACCCCGGACAAGCCGCGCTACGTCGCCGGCGCACTGGGTCCGACGACGCGGACCGCGTCGATCTCACCGGATGTCAACGACCCCGGCGCGCGCAACGTCTCCTACGACCAGCTGGTTGCCGCCTACCGCGAAGCTGCCGGCGGCCTGGTCGACGGCGGTGCCGACCTCATCATCATCGAGACGATCTTCGACACGCTGAACGCCAAGGCGGCGGTGTTCGCCCTCGAGACGCTGTTCGAGGACCGCGGACGCCGCTGGCCGGTGATCATCTCGGGCACCATCACCGATGCTTCCGGGCGGACGCTGTCCGGTCAGGTCACCGAGGCGTTCTGGAACTCGGTCCGGCACGCCAACCCGATCGCGGTGGGGCTCAACTGCGCCCTCGGCGCGCCCGAGATGAGGCCCTACATCGCCGAGTTGTCGCGGATCGCGGACACCTTCGTCTCCTGCTACCCGAATGCGGGCCTGCCCAACGCCTTTGCCGAGTACGACGAATCCCCGGAGAGTCAGGCCTCCTATATCGCCGAGTTCGCCGAGGCCGGCCTGATCAACCTGGCCGGTGGTTGCTGCGGGACGACGCCGGCGCACATCGCGAAGATCGCCGAAGCCGTCGAGGGCAAGGCGCCGCGGGTGCTGCCGGCGATTCCGGTGGCCACCCGGCTCGCGGGGCTGGAGCCGCTCAACATCACCAAGGACTCCCTGTTCGTCAACATCGGTGAGCGCACCAACATCACCGGCTCTGCCCGGTTCCGCAACCTGATCAAGGCCGAGGACTACGACACCGCGCTGTCGGTGGCCCTGCAGCAGGTCGAGGTCGGTGCGCAGGTCATCGACATCAACATGGATGAAGGCATGATCGACGGCGTCGCCGCGATGGACCGGTTCACCAAGTTGATCGCGGCCGAGCCGGACATCAGCCGAGTCCCGGTGATGATCGACTCCTCCAAGTGGGAGGTCATCGAGGCGGGCCTGAAGAATGTGCAGGGCAAGCCGATCGTCAACTCGATCTCCATGAAGGAGGGCGAGGAGAAGTTCATCCGCGAGGCGCGGCTGTGCCGCAAGTACGGCGCCGCCGTCGTCGTGATGGCCTTCGACGAGCAGGGGCAGGCCGACAACCTGGAGCGCCGCAAGGAGATCTGCGGGCGCGCGTACCGGGTCCTGACCGAAGAGGTCGGATTTCCGGCCGAGGACATCATCTTCGACCCGAACTGCTTTGCCCTGGCGACCGGTATCGAGGAGCACGCGACCTACGGGATCGACTTCATCGAGGCCTGCGCCTGGATCAAGGAGAACCTGCCCGAGGTGCACATCTCCGGCGGTATCTCGAACGTGTCGTTCTCGTTCCGGGGCAACAACCCGGTCCGCGAGGCGATCCACGCGGTGTTCCTGTTCCATGCCATCAAGGCCGGCCTGGACATGGGCATCGTCAACGCGGGTGCGCTGGTGCCCTACGACTCGATCGACCCTGAGCTGCGGGACCGCATCGAGGACGTAGTCCTGAACCGTCGCGAGGATGCGGCCGAGAGGCTGCTGGAGATCGCCGAACGGTTCAACAAGTCGGAAAAAGCCGAGGATCCGGCCGCGGCCGAATGGCGCAGCCTCCCGGTCCGCGAACGGATCACGCACGCCTTGGTCAAGGGCATCGACGCCGACGTCGAGGCCGATACCGAGGAGTTGCGGGCCGAGATCTCCGCTGCCGGTGGTCGCCCGATCGAGGTGATCGAGGGCCCGCTGATGGACGGTATGAACGTCGTCGGTGACCTCTTCGGTGCAGGCAAGATGTTCCTGCCTCAGGTCGTGAAGTCGGCCCGGGTGATGAAGAAGGCTGTCGCATATCTGCTGCCGTACATCGAGGCGGAGAAGCAGCCCGGGGATGCCGACACCACCAACGGCACAATCGTGATGGCGACCGTCAAGGGCGACGTCCACGACATCGGTAAGAACATCGTCGGGGTCGTCCTGCAGTGCAACAACTACACCGTGATCGACCTCGGTGTGATGGTGCCCGCCCAGAAGATCCTGGACGCGGCGAAAGAGCACAACGCCGACATCATCGGGCTGTCCGGTCTGATCACCCCGTCCCTGGACGAGATGGTCAACTTCGCCGTCGAGATGGAACGCCAGGGCCTGGAGATCCCGCTGCTGATCGGTGGGGCGACCACGTCGCGCGCCCACACTGCGGTGAAGATTTCGCCGCGTCGCAGCGGTCCGGTCGTCTGGGTCAAGGACGCTTCGCGTTCGGTGCCGGTCGCGGCCGCGCTGCTCGACGACAAGCAGCGGCCGGCGCTGCTGGAGGCCACCGAGGCCGACTATGCAGCGCTTCGCGAACGGCATGCCCAGAAGAATGAGCGGCCGATGCTGACGCTCCAGATGGCCCGCGCGAACCGGACGCCGATCGAGTGGGACGGTTACACGCCGCCGGTGCCCGCACAGGGTCTCGGCGTGCGGGAGTTCGAGAACTACGACCTCGCCGAGTTGCGTGAGTACATCGACTGGCAGCCGTTCTTCAACGCCTGGGAGATGAAGGGTCGGTTCCCGGACATCCTCAACAACCCGGTCTCGGGTGAGACTGCCCGCAAGCTGTACGACGACGCCCAGGAGATGCTCGACACCCTGATCAAGGAGAAGTGGCTGACCGCCAACGGGGTGATCGGGTTCTTCCCGGCCAACGCGGTCGGCGACGATTTCGAGGTCTACACCGACGAGACCCGGACCGAGGTGCTGACCACGTTGCACAACCTGCGCCAGCAGGGCGAGCACCGGGACGGCATCCCGAACCGGTCCCTGGGCGACTTCATCGCGCCCAAAGAAACTGGTCTGGCCGACTACGTCGGCGCGTTCGCCGTCACCGCGGGGCTCGGCAGCCAAGACAAGATCATGGAGTTCAAGGCAGACCTCGACGACTACAGCGCGATCCTGCTGGAGTCGCTGGCCGACCGGTTGGCAGAAGCCTTCGCCGAACGGATGCACCAACGGGTCCGCAAGGAATTCTGGGGATTTCAGCCCGACGAGCAGCTGGACAACGAGGCACTCATCGGTGAGAAGTACGTCGGGATCCGCCCTGCGCCCGGCTATCCGGCCTGCCCGGAGCACACCGAGAAGGCGACGCTCTGGCAGTTGATGGACGTCCAGGAGCGGGCCGGCATCGAGCTGACCGATTCGATGGCGATGTGGCCCGGTGCCGCCGTCAGCGGCTGGTACTTCTCGCATCCACAGTCGCAGTACTTCGTGGTCGGCCGGATTGCCCAGGACCAGGTCGCCGATTACGCGAAGCGCAAGGGCTGGACGCTGAAGGAAGCCGAGCGCTGGCTCAGCTCCAACCTCGCCTACAACCCGGAGGACTGA
- a CDS encoding HAD family hydrolase, translating to MRAVLWDMDGTLVDSEKLWDIAMHALYARMGAVLTPEVRESTVGGSSETVMRIVYDDLGLEPDPAAMAESADWLHDYTGELFEQGLPWQPGAQEMLDGLTAAGVPMALVTNTRRDLAERALNSIGRHYFSVTVCGDEVPSGKPAPDPYLRAAHLLGVPAEHCLAVEDSVTGTASAEAAGCPVLVVPNDVEVPVGARRRHVETLGALDVSDLRTIHAELAEDRDVRSA from the coding sequence CTGCGTGCGGTGCTCTGGGATATGGACGGCACGCTCGTCGACTCCGAAAAGTTGTGGGACATCGCCATGCACGCGCTGTATGCGCGGATGGGTGCAGTGCTCACGCCAGAGGTGCGGGAATCGACGGTCGGCGGTTCGTCCGAGACGGTCATGCGCATCGTCTACGACGATCTCGGGCTGGAGCCCGATCCGGCCGCCATGGCCGAATCGGCGGACTGGCTGCACGACTACACCGGTGAGCTGTTTGAACAGGGACTGCCGTGGCAGCCCGGTGCTCAGGAGATGCTCGACGGTCTCACCGCCGCCGGGGTTCCGATGGCGCTGGTGACCAACACCCGGCGCGATCTGGCTGAGCGGGCGTTGAACAGCATTGGCCGCCACTACTTTTCGGTGACCGTCTGCGGCGACGAGGTTCCGAGTGGCAAGCCGGCGCCCGACCCGTACCTGCGGGCCGCGCACCTGCTCGGGGTGCCTGCAGAGCATTGCCTGGCCGTCGAGGATTCGGTCACCGGGACGGCATCCGCCGAGGCCGCGGGCTGCCCGGTGTTGGTGGTGCCCAACGATGTCGAGGTTCCCGTGGGCGCGCGGCGCAGGCACGTCGAAACGCTCGGTGCGCTCGATGTCTCCGACCTGCGGACGATCCACGCCGAGCTGGCGGAGGACAGGGACGTACGCAGCGCCTGA
- a CDS encoding sugar porter family MFS transporter, translating into MSHGPAGDGTRAVHDDYYSSGRSAARIAGVAALGGLLFGYDSAVINGAVDAIQKHFVIDNKVLGFAVASALLGAAVGALTAGRIADRIGRIAVMKIAAVLFFISAIGTGLAPSVWVVVFFRIVGGIGVGIASVIAPAYIAETSPPRIRGRLGSLQQLAIVSGIFLALSIDALLAHIAGDATQELWLGLEAWRWMFLLMTIPAVVYGLLTFTIPESPRYLVATHRIPEARKVLSRLLGEKNLEITLGRIQDTLQQEKPAAWRDLRKPTGGVFGIVWVGLGLSVFQQFVGINVIFYYSNVLWQAVGFDESSSFIITVITSVTNIVTTLIAIALIDKVGRKPLLLIGSVGMAVTLGTMAVIFGTAKTHDVLNASTGLIEQQPFLGGITGPIALVAANLFVVAFGMSWGPVVWVLLGEMFPNRIRAAALGLAAAGQWAANWIITVSFPELRNVLGAAYGFYAVCAVLSFLFVWRWVEETKGKNLEDMHADALSA; encoded by the coding sequence ATGTCACACGGTCCGGCAGGTGACGGCACTCGTGCGGTTCACGACGACTATTACTCGTCCGGGCGCAGCGCCGCGCGCATCGCGGGAGTGGCTGCCCTTGGCGGGTTGTTGTTCGGCTACGACAGCGCGGTGATCAACGGTGCGGTGGACGCGATCCAGAAGCACTTCGTCATCGACAACAAGGTCCTGGGTTTCGCGGTCGCCTCGGCGTTGCTCGGTGCGGCCGTCGGTGCGCTGACGGCAGGCCGGATCGCCGACCGGATCGGTCGGATCGCGGTCATGAAGATCGCCGCGGTGTTGTTCTTCATCAGCGCGATCGGCACCGGGCTGGCTCCCAGCGTGTGGGTGGTGGTGTTCTTCCGCATCGTCGGCGGTATCGGCGTCGGTATCGCTTCGGTGATCGCCCCGGCGTACATCGCCGAAACGTCGCCGCCAAGGATCCGCGGCCGTTTGGGCTCGCTGCAACAGTTGGCGATTGTCTCGGGTATTTTCCTGGCACTCAGCATCGATGCGCTGCTGGCCCATATCGCCGGGGACGCCACCCAGGAACTGTGGCTGGGTTTGGAGGCCTGGCGGTGGATGTTCCTGTTGATGACGATTCCCGCCGTCGTGTACGGACTGCTGACCTTCACGATTCCCGAATCGCCCCGGTATCTTGTTGCCACACACCGGATTCCGGAGGCCCGCAAGGTGCTCTCGCGCCTGCTGGGGGAGAAGAACCTGGAGATCACCCTGGGTCGGATCCAGGACACCCTGCAGCAGGAGAAACCGGCGGCCTGGCGCGATCTGCGTAAACCTACTGGTGGTGTCTTCGGCATCGTCTGGGTGGGCCTGGGTCTGTCGGTGTTTCAGCAGTTCGTCGGGATCAACGTGATCTTCTACTACTCGAATGTGTTGTGGCAGGCCGTCGGATTCGACGAGAGCTCGTCGTTCATCATCACCGTGATCACCTCTGTCACCAACATCGTCACCACGTTGATCGCGATCGCGTTGATCGACAAGGTCGGCCGCAAGCCGCTGCTGCTGATCGGCTCGGTCGGGATGGCGGTGACCCTGGGCACGATGGCGGTGATCTTCGGAACTGCCAAGACACACGACGTGCTCAACGCGTCGACCGGCCTGATCGAGCAGCAACCTTTCCTCGGCGGGATCACCGGACCGATCGCTCTGGTGGCGGCCAATCTGTTCGTGGTGGCCTTCGGCATGTCCTGGGGTCCGGTGGTGTGGGTGCTGCTCGGTGAGATGTTCCCCAACCGCATCCGGGCCGCGGCCCTGGGTTTGGCCGCGGCTGGGCAGTGGGCAGCCAACTGGATCATCACCGTGTCGTTCCCGGAACTGCGCAACGTCCTGGGCGCGGCGTACGGCTTCTATGCCGTCTGCGCAGTGCTGTCGTTCCTGTTCGTGTGGCGCTGGGTCGAGGAGACCAAGGGCAAGAACCTCGAGGACATGCACGCCGACGCATTGAGCGCCTAG
- a CDS encoding phosphoribosyl-ATP diphosphatase, whose amino-acid sequence MKQFIPVKTFEALFAELSDKARTRPAGSGTVAALDAGIHGLGKKILEEAGEVWLAAEHESDESLAEEVSQLLYWTQVLLISRGLTLDDVYRKL is encoded by the coding sequence ATGAAACAATTCATACCTGTGAAGACTTTCGAGGCCCTGTTCGCCGAACTCAGCGACAAAGCGCGCACCAGACCTGCCGGTAGCGGCACGGTCGCCGCCCTTGACGCCGGCATCCATGGGCTCGGCAAGAAGATCCTGGAAGAGGCCGGCGAGGTGTGGCTGGCCGCCGAGCACGAGAGCGACGAGTCGCTCGCCGAAGAGGTCAGCCAGTTGCTGTACTGGACGCAGGTGCTGCTGATCTCCCGGGGCCTGACCCTCGACGACGTCTACCGGAAGTTGTGA